The region TTATTCATAAGTTATGATCTTCTTTATATAATTAGATTTTGGTTCACGGTGATTATTTTCGTAATTATAATAACATAAAGATTGTGAAACGCAAATTAGAAGTTAAAACAGAAATTATTATAGTAAAGTATGAAAATTGGTAGGTACAACATTGGCTTGCAGAAAAAATACGCCGCCAAAAGGTGAATGGTCCTCACAGATGAAGTGAGGGGCGATTGAGCTCAATTATCTAATTGATAATATACTTTCATGGTTAAAGCATCCTTATTTGGTTTAAATATCCAATACACCTAAAGTTATTTGAAGACAATACGATAACCATTTTAATGTTAAATTACAATATTATATCTAGAAATCCAGCAATAATTTTATCAATCCATTCTATAGATTTCATAGACAGCACTTTTCTTTAGTTTATTTCTTGTAATTATATCCTAAAGGTTTTAATTAATTTAAAGGTTCATTTGCAAAATCCATTAATTTCTTATCAGATATTTTCTTACATCTGTTCTAATTTTCGTTTTTTATTTTTTGCAGCTTTTATTCTTGCGACAAGTTCCTTTTTATCTAAAGTCATCTGAGAAATGGCTTAAATATAACACGAAAAATTATTAATTTGAAAGGTAGGGGGATTAAAGAGTGTATTTTTTAATGATTTCAACGGCAGTATTTACAATATATTCAACTTACTGGTGAGACATAAGCATATCCTATATCATCTACTAGGGCAGCAGAGTCAATTTTTTTAATCATTGAAATTGTATAAGGCAAATAAGAAATATTTAAAAGAGGTGTGAATATGGTAGAACTCCAAAGATCATATTACGCTATCATACCAGCCAATATAAGATATGATAGAAGAATAACTCCTAATGCTAAATTATTGTATGGAGAGATAACTGCATTAACTAACGAAAAAGGTTATTGTTGGGCATCAAATGCTTATTTTGCAGAATTATATAACGTTAGTAAGACAAGCATATCAAAATGGATCAAGCAACTCATAGATTGTGAATATTTAAAATCAGTAGTAATTTACAAAGAAGGTACTAAAGAAATATTAAATAGGTATTTAACAATTCTTATAGGGGGTATTGAAGAAAAGTTACATACCCCTATTGAAGAAAAGTTAAAAGATAATACTACATTAATTAATAATACAATTAATAATACAAATAAAAAGAAGAAGTCATTAGATGATCTTATTAATGGATATACAGATAATAAAGAATTAATAGAAACATTGGAGGATTTCTTAAAAATGCGTAAATCAATTAAAAAACCACTTACTAACAGAGGTATGGAATTACTACTAAGGAAGCTTGATAGTTTAAGTGAAAATGATAATGAAAAAGTTGAAATATTGAATCAAAGCATTTTTAATAGTTGGCAAGGAATATTTCCTTTAAAAAGGGGGAGTGAATATGGCACTAGAAGAAACATTAAAAAGGGTAATGAAAACAGCAAGAAAGTGGAATATGACTTCTCAAAATATGGGGGCTAACTATAAATGTTATATATGCAAAGATACTGGATGGGTGCAAGGGAAAAACGGATATAGAAGATGTGTCTGCCAAAAGAAAAATTATTTGCAAAAATTGTGGAAAAGTTTTGGCGTAGATCCTAAAGAAGTAAAAAAGCTTAATGAATATAAGACTTATGATGATGTAACAATGAGTGCGCGTAATAAATCCGTAGATT is a window of Clostridium pasteurianum DNA encoding:
- a CDS encoding helix-turn-helix domain-containing protein, with product MVELQRSYYAIIPANIRYDRRITPNAKLLYGEITALTNEKGYCWASNAYFAELYNVSKTSISKWIKQLIDCEYLKSVVIYKEGTKEILNRYLTILIGGIEEKLHTPIEEKLKDNTTLINNTINNTNKKKKSLDDLINGYTDNKELIETLEDFLKMRKSIKKPLTNRGMELLLRKLDSLSENDNEKVEILNQSIFNSWQGIFPLKRGSEYGTRRNIKKGNENSKKVEYDFSKYGG